Within Vicia villosa cultivar HV-30 ecotype Madison, WI linkage group LG1, Vvil1.0, whole genome shotgun sequence, the genomic segment ACCTCATCAAGGTCTTTATTGAGCCCAGCGAGAAACAtgaagacacgatcattttcTTGTCTTTTGAGAAACAAAACACTATCTTCTGTACACCTCCAATTGTCATCATAACATAGATCCAACTCTTGCCAAAGGGTCAACAACTCATTGTAATAAGCAGTAACATTCATGTCCCCTTGTTTCGCATGCCATAACTTTGATTTTAAACCAAAAATTTGGGAAGAGTTTTGAATATCAGAGTATGTTTCCTTAACAGCTTCCCATACATCCTTTGCAGAAGGGAAAAACATATAAGGCTTACCTATTCCAGTTTCCATAGAGCTTACCAACCACGCAATAATCAAGGAGTTTTCAGATTTCCATTGTTGGTAAAGAGGGTCTCCTACTGCCGGTTCAGCTACTGCTCCAGTTAAAAAACCCAACTTCCCTTTGCTATCCAATACCATGCGAACTGTCTGGGCCCATTCATTATAGTTATTCCCATTCATCTTAGGAATATTGACCTTGAGGGAGTATGAGGAACCCTCTTGGTCATTGTCGCCTATATTGAAATAACTGCCATTGTTTGTGACACCCGATGTTTCGTCGCCGTTTCCGCCACCATTGCCATTTCCGCGGCCACCACCGTTACCGCGGTCGCCGCCATCACCGCGGCCACCGCCACCGCCACCGCCATTATTGGATCCGGTGTAGGCAAAACCTAGAGCGGGCCAATTCGTGCCGTGATTCGCCATAGGGATTAAACGGGTATGTCAATCGGAAGCTGTTGTGGAAGTTTTACAATAAACCCTAACCCATAGCTCTTGATACCATATTGAAAGGAATGGTAAAAAAGCTGTTGTATTTTATTCCTCAGCTCTAGGCTGGTATATATAATGGTGGTTGATATATATAATGGTAATACAAtaatgatattaattctttccttaatggagaataaaggaaaataatacaaatagggaaataatacaaatagaaataatatattccaacatatatcttaaaataatttaatgaacATAATTCATGCATATATCTTGATGATACATAGTctgtaaattaattataaaaatgaatttt encodes:
- the LOC131645231 gene encoding uncharacterized protein LOC131645231, which produces MANHGTNWPALGFAYTGSNNGGGGGGGRGDGGDRGNGGGRGNGNGGGNGDETSGVTNNGSYFNIGDNDQEGSSYSLKVNIPKMNGNNYNEWAQTVRMVLDSKGKLGFLTGAVAEPAVGDPLYQQWKSENSLIIAWLVSSMETGIGKPYMFFPSAKDVWEAVKETYSDIQNSSQIFGLKSKLWHAKQGDMNVTAYYNELLTLWQELDLCYDDNWRCTEDSVLFLKRQENDRVFMFLAGLNKDLDEVRGRVLGKIPLPTLRETFAEIRREEARQGIMMGKTPRSSESEGSALATRNLDEEKRVDKVPWCDHCKREWHTRETCWKLKGKPPNWKKKGGRAFQASNSDQGQQISSPQLPLTTKQLDRLYKLLESPTPSCSIATKGNQKIKIADGSFSAIAGKGI